A genomic stretch from Mycobacterium malmoense includes:
- the arcA gene encoding arginine deiminase, which translates to MGVVELGTNSEVGALRVAILHRPGAELARLNPRNNDQLLFDGLPWVARAQEEHDGFAELLRSRGVEVLLLSDLLIEALHHSGAARMQGVAAAVDARRLGVPLAQELSAHLRGLDPVRLAQVLMAGMTFNELPSSTGTDVSLVLRMHHGADFVIDPLPNLVFTRDSSIWIGPRVVIPTLALRARVREASLTDLIYAHHPRFTGVRRAYESRTAPVEGGDVLLLAPGAVAVGVGERTGPAGAEALARSLFDDDLAHTVLAVPIAQKRAQMHLDTVCTMVDTDTVVMYANVVDTLSAFTIQRTPDGVTIGDETPFLDAAAKAMGIDKLRVIDTGLDPVIAEREQWDDGNNTLALAPGVVVAYERNVQTNTRLQDAGIEVLTIAGSELGTGRGGPRCMSCPIARDSL; encoded by the coding sequence GTGGGTGTTGTTGAGCTGGGCACCAATTCCGAAGTGGGCGCGCTGCGGGTCGCCATCCTGCACCGCCCCGGTGCCGAGCTGGCGCGACTCAATCCGCGCAACAATGACCAGCTGTTGTTCGACGGTTTGCCCTGGGTCGCGCGGGCGCAGGAGGAGCATGACGGGTTCGCCGAGCTGTTGCGTTCCCGCGGCGTGGAAGTGCTGCTGCTGTCCGATCTGCTGATCGAGGCGCTGCACCACAGCGGGGCCGCCAGGATGCAGGGGGTCGCCGCCGCGGTCGACGCGCGCCGGCTGGGAGTGCCGCTGGCACAAGAGCTTTCGGCCCATCTGCGGGGCCTGGACCCGGTCCGGCTGGCGCAGGTGCTGATGGCCGGCATGACCTTCAACGAGCTGCCGTCGAGCACCGGCACCGACGTGTCGCTGGTGCTGCGCATGCACCATGGGGCGGATTTCGTCATCGACCCGTTGCCGAACCTGGTGTTCACCCGGGACTCGTCGATATGGATCGGGCCGCGGGTGGTGATCCCGACGCTGGCACTGCGGGCCCGGGTTCGCGAGGCGTCGTTGACCGATCTCATCTACGCCCATCACCCGCGATTCACCGGGGTGCGCCGCGCCTACGAGTCGCGCACCGCTCCCGTCGAGGGCGGTGACGTGCTGCTGCTTGCCCCCGGCGCGGTCGCGGTCGGTGTCGGGGAGCGGACCGGCCCGGCCGGCGCGGAAGCCTTGGCGCGCAGCCTCTTTGACGACGATCTGGCGCACACGGTGCTCGCCGTGCCGATCGCCCAGAAGCGCGCGCAAATGCACCTGGACACGGTGTGCACGATGGTCGACACCGACACCGTGGTGATGTACGCCAACGTCGTCGACACGCTCTCGGCGTTCACGATCCAGCGCACTCCCGACGGCGTCACCATCGGCGACGAGACCCCGTTTCTGGACGCCGCGGCCAAGGCGATGGGCATCGACAAGCTGCGTGTGATAGACACCGGTCTCGATCCCGTCATCGCCGAACGCGAGCAGTGGGACGACGGCAACAACACGTTGGCCTTGGCGCCGGGTGTCGTGGTTGCCTACGAGCGCAACGTGCAGACCAACACCCGCCTGCAGGACGCGGGTATCGAAGTGCTGACCATCGCGGGATCCGAATTGGGCACCGGCCGCGGCGGCCCCCGCTGCATGTCCTGTCCCATTGCCCGGGATTCGTTGTGA
- a CDS encoding alpha-ketoglutarate-dependent dioxygenase AlkB translates to MGIAVQGSLFEHTERRQLGDGAFIEIRAGWLQGASSGGEGLLDTLLSTVPWRTERRQMYERVVDVPRLVSFHDLTVEDPPHPLLARLRRRLNDIYAGEMGEPFTTVGLCCYRDGSDSVAWHGDTIGRSSTEDTMVAIVSLGATRTFALRRRGGGPSLRLPQAHGDLLVMGGSCQRTWEHAVPKTSAPTGPRVSIQFRPRDVR, encoded by the coding sequence GTGGGGATCGCGGTCCAAGGCTCGCTGTTCGAGCACACCGAGCGCAGGCAGCTTGGGGACGGCGCCTTCATCGAGATCCGCGCCGGCTGGCTGCAGGGCGCCTCATCGGGTGGAGAAGGACTGCTCGACACCCTGCTGTCGACGGTGCCGTGGCGGACCGAACGCCGCCAGATGTACGAGCGGGTGGTCGACGTGCCGCGGCTGGTGAGCTTTCACGACCTGACGGTCGAAGATCCTCCGCATCCGCTGCTGGCGCGGCTGCGCCGGCGGCTCAACGACATCTACGCGGGGGAGATGGGCGAGCCCTTCACCACCGTCGGCTTGTGTTGTTATCGCGACGGCTCCGACAGCGTCGCCTGGCACGGCGACACTATCGGCCGCAGCAGCACCGAGGACACCATGGTGGCGATCGTCAGCCTCGGCGCCACCCGTACCTTCGCGTTGCGGCGCCGCGGCGGCGGCCCGTCGCTCAGGCTGCCGCAGGCGCACGGCGACCTGCTGGTGATGGGCGGATCATGCCAACGCACCTGGGAGCACGCGGTTCCCAAGACGTCGGCCCCCACGGGTCCGCGCGTCAGCATCCAGTTCCGGCCGCGCGACGTGCGCTAG